Proteins encoded by one window of Paenibacillus urinalis:
- a CDS encoding glycosyltransferase family 4 protein: protein MLMFYILGFIVALGLAVGLTPLVKKFAVNVGAVDVPDARKVHTKIMPRLGGLGIFLAFMVTMLALLPFVSEYFTARDSRFIQAFMIGGTMIALIGALDDRFQLSAKVKFLAQIITACVVVFGFQIRIDFVNIPFADAYSSLELWISIPLTIFWIVGVTNAINLIDGLDGLAAGVSAIAIGTIAVMSFIMGNVTTALICLVLLGSIIGFLFFNFHPAKIFMGDTGSLFLGFSLAMLSLLGFKQIAVVSLITPLIIIAVPLSDTLFAILRRFLNKKPIFAPDKGHLHHRLRELGFSHRQTVLIIYGIAAFFGVLAVIQSSATMHEANWVTFVVICVMMFFLQIGAEVIGLIDKTKRPLINFFMKLRVKASESRTK from the coding sequence ATGTTAATGTTCTATATCTTGGGATTTATCGTGGCTCTCGGACTTGCGGTAGGACTTACGCCTCTCGTGAAGAAGTTTGCGGTAAATGTGGGAGCCGTTGACGTGCCTGATGCACGTAAGGTTCATACCAAGATTATGCCTAGACTCGGTGGTCTCGGTATTTTTCTTGCTTTCATGGTCACGATGCTGGCGCTGCTTCCGTTTGTTTCGGAATACTTCACTGCAAGAGATTCCCGATTCATCCAGGCTTTTATGATAGGCGGTACAATGATTGCCCTGATCGGTGCGCTAGATGATCGGTTCCAATTGTCGGCCAAGGTTAAGTTTTTAGCTCAGATTATTACGGCGTGTGTCGTTGTGTTCGGATTTCAGATCCGTATAGATTTTGTAAATATTCCTTTTGCTGATGCGTATTCATCACTTGAACTATGGATCTCGATTCCGCTGACGATCTTCTGGATTGTCGGTGTGACGAATGCGATCAACCTGATCGATGGACTCGATGGTCTTGCTGCGGGTGTGTCTGCCATTGCAATTGGTACGATTGCGGTCATGTCCTTCATTATGGGCAATGTTACGACTGCACTCATCTGTCTTGTGCTGCTCGGCAGTATTATCGGATTCTTGTTCTTTAACTTTCATCCGGCCAAGATCTTCATGGGAGATACAGGATCACTGTTCCTGGGCTTCAGTCTCGCCATGCTCTCGCTTCTTGGATTTAAGCAGATAGCTGTCGTATCCTTGATCACACCGCTGATCATTATCGCTGTACCATTGTCCGATACACTGTTTGCGATTCTTCGCCGCTTCTTGAACAAGAAGCCGATCTTCGCACCGGATAAAGGTCACTTGCATCACCGTCTGCGTGAGCTTGGCTTCAGCCACCGTCAAACGGTGCTGATTATCTACGGTATTGCCGCATTCTTCGGCGTACTTGCCGTGATCCAGTCTTCTGCGACGATGCATGAGGCGAACTGGGTTACCTTTGTCGTGATCTGTGTCATGATGTTCTTCCTGCAGATCGGAGCAGAGGTCATCGGCCTGATCGACAAAACGAAGCGTCCGCTGATCAACTTCTTCATGAAGCTGAGAGTGAAGGCGTCCGAGTCTCGCACGAAATGA
- a CDS encoding WecB/TagA/CpsF family glycosyltransferase: MNMKDTVAYLTEAIQSGKPHQIITGNPIMVMAALDDPKYMEIMKSAELIVPDGTGVVWAAEYCGVPVAERVAGFDLLHELMHVGESYQWRVYLLGSTEEVIQETASRLQKQYPGIVVCGYRDGFFGESEDPEVIAQIRAASPHLLFVARGADTQEPWIGKYKEQLGVPLMMGVGGSFDIISGRSKRAPVIFQKLRAEWLYRLLKEPKRAKRMLALPQFVRKVKREKENVTKIV, translated from the coding sequence ATGAATATGAAGGACACCGTGGCTTATCTGACCGAAGCAATACAGAGCGGCAAGCCGCATCAGATCATTACAGGCAACCCGATTATGGTCATGGCCGCACTGGATGATCCGAAATATATGGAAATTATGAAGTCGGCCGAGCTGATCGTTCCCGACGGTACCGGTGTAGTCTGGGCAGCTGAATACTGCGGTGTTCCTGTAGCAGAGCGTGTTGCCGGATTTGATCTGTTACATGAACTCATGCATGTTGGAGAATCCTATCAGTGGAGAGTGTATTTGCTCGGTTCTACAGAAGAAGTGATTCAAGAGACAGCAAGCAGGTTACAAAAGCAATATCCTGGCATCGTGGTGTGCGGATATCGCGATGGCTTCTTCGGTGAGTCCGAAGATCCGGAAGTTATTGCGCAGATTCGTGCAGCGAGCCCGCACCTGCTGTTTGTAGCCAGAGGCGCAGATACCCAGGAGCCTTGGATTGGTAAATATAAGGAGCAGCTCGGCGTTCCGCTGATGATGGGTGTGGGCGGCAGCTTCGATATTATTTCCGGAAGGTCTAAGCGTGCACCGGTCATATTCCAGAAGCTGAGAGCGGAATGGCTGTACCGGCTGCTCAAGGAACCGAAGCGGGCCAAGCGAATGCTTGCCTTGCCGCAGTTCGTACGCAAGGTGAAACGTGAGAAAGAAAACGTGACGAAAATAGTGTAA
- the csaB gene encoding polysaccharide pyruvyl transferase CsaB translates to MVTNTTKKIVISGYYGFRNSGDEAVLKSILTALAEQSQRSSIDIEPIVLSSDPEWTQQTYGVRAVHRMKLGEVRRAIKESDGLISGGGSLLQDATGWKSIPYYLGILKLAQNMKKPTFIYAQGIGPVHRKIFHPMIRGVFKHCEYISVRDDDSAKLIQSYGIQWNDVKVVPDPVMGLPLPDESKVKKAAAYGGGSARRTTPRQEEEDLPVIGVSVRFWDKERRELDAIGEGLKKLAEQRKVHIRLLPFHLPSDEEASAYVKKKIGHLNGTGSKVSTCSQQTDPQMMLLEVSRCRLVLGMRLHSLIYAASQRVPLAGVSYDPKIDAFLHRLNSEPVGSTESLDADKLLATLNDMLDSHAEWLADKEEAIAALKQQAQEPAAHILKFLSGKG, encoded by the coding sequence ATGGTCACCAATACTACTAAGAAAATAGTTATCTCAGGATATTACGGCTTTCGAAACAGCGGCGATGAAGCGGTGCTGAAGTCGATTCTTACAGCGCTCGCGGAACAAAGCCAGCGTTCGTCAATTGATATTGAGCCCATCGTCTTATCGAGTGATCCGGAATGGACACAGCAGACGTATGGCGTGAGAGCCGTACATCGGATGAAGCTCGGAGAGGTTCGGCGGGCCATTAAGGAGAGCGACGGTCTGATCAGCGGAGGCGGCAGCTTGCTGCAGGATGCAACGGGCTGGAAGTCCATTCCTTATTATCTGGGCATTCTTAAACTGGCACAGAATATGAAGAAGCCAACGTTTATATATGCTCAGGGCATCGGCCCTGTACACCGGAAGATTTTTCACCCGATGATCCGTGGGGTATTCAAACACTGTGAATATATCTCCGTACGTGACGATGACTCAGCCAAGCTCATTCAGAGCTATGGAATACAGTGGAATGATGTCAAAGTCGTCCCAGACCCTGTCATGGGACTGCCACTGCCCGATGAATCCAAGGTGAAGAAGGCCGCTGCGTATGGCGGAGGAAGCGCAAGAAGAACGACACCGAGACAGGAGGAGGAAGACCTGCCTGTAATCGGGGTGTCGGTTCGCTTCTGGGACAAGGAGAGAAGAGAGCTGGATGCCATCGGCGAAGGACTCAAGAAGCTCGCGGAGCAGCGCAAAGTGCATATCCGGCTGCTTCCGTTCCACCTTCCTTCGGATGAGGAAGCCTCCGCGTATGTGAAGAAGAAGATTGGACATTTGAATGGGACAGGCAGCAAGGTGAGTACCTGCTCCCAGCAGACCGATCCACAAATGATGCTGCTGGAGGTATCCCGATGCAGGCTCGTCCTCGGGATGCGTCTGCACAGTCTGATCTACGCTGCATCACAGCGGGTACCGCTCGCAGGTGTATCTTATGATCCCAAGATCGATGCATTCCTGCATCGACTGAACAGTGAGCCTGTCGGCAGCACAGAATCGCTGGATGCAGACAAGCTGCTTGCTACACTTAATGACATGCTGGATTCCCATGCAGAATGGCTTGCGGACAAAGAAGAGGCTATCGCTGCATTGAAACAGCAGGCTCAGGAGCCAGCAGCTCACATTCTAAAATTTCTTAGCGGCAAAGGATGA
- a CDS encoding DUF5693 family protein, whose translation MRQKWQYWNTVSRKWLWILVIIGLIASIPIIADRVKTESSAKNVELAFDYRDLVEVAAYQVHPQDFIDQKLTELKDAGVITMAVYESTLEEFRKSERITIYDSVQAANLTGQIPPVNENYTYILFTSDESREALSPIIEDTFERLDIPVNPWTYLNEQGLVLQTPTENAKLKPMLPDPIAMADLHERGFNIMPRLGDALPYDQEAAAAMMETFEQYGVSRILFDGDKVKGYNDNEDMKSLSAFAELMNKHGIGLAAIENLKKPQSGFSTLAYLTDYNVTRLYSLSESDANLDVNVISDRFALATKDRNIRMLYLNAAPARSALTAQVTDPLDNLMDALGEEGNAVQRMEDNGFVMGKAEPFNVAETGGERYFKAVVVVGSVAMIALMISYFIPFLTLPAFILGLIGSAGLFLLRPTLLEQALALLAAISAPTVAMILAVRKINAAQVRTPDLSVKSRLSKSILLYVWTSILSFVGVPFMVALLNNITYSLVIDQFRGVSILYSGPVLLVAIYVFFYLKSISVASIRQLLNRPITILMIVAVGIVGVVGYYYMTRTGNAGTVLPFEAQLRTFLENTFGVRPRNKEFLLGHPMFVVGAFIALKYRHGIYLLIIAAIAQLSMVGTFAHIHTPVHLSLIRGLLGLGLGLIVGLIAILVWQVLEGCWKKWSPILLRK comes from the coding sequence GTGCGTCAAAAATGGCAGTATTGGAACACCGTATCCCGCAAATGGCTCTGGATCCTTGTTATTATCGGACTCATTGCCTCGATTCCCATCATTGCAGATCGTGTGAAGACTGAATCAAGTGCGAAGAACGTGGAGCTTGCGTTCGATTATCGGGATCTTGTCGAAGTCGCAGCTTATCAGGTGCACCCACAGGATTTTATTGACCAGAAGCTGACGGAGCTGAAGGATGCGGGTGTCATCACGATGGCAGTATACGAGAGCACATTGGAAGAATTCCGCAAGTCAGAGAGAATTACAATCTATGACAGTGTACAAGCGGCCAACCTGACAGGCCAAATCCCACCGGTTAATGAGAACTATACGTATATTCTCTTCACATCGGATGAGAGCCGGGAGGCATTGTCTCCAATTATCGAGGATACCTTCGAAAGACTCGATATTCCCGTGAATCCATGGACCTATTTGAATGAACAAGGACTGGTTCTTCAGACGCCGACCGAAAATGCGAAGCTGAAGCCGATGCTTCCTGATCCTATTGCGATGGCGGACCTCCATGAGCGTGGCTTTAACATTATGCCTCGTCTGGGAGATGCACTGCCGTATGATCAAGAAGCAGCTGCTGCGATGATGGAGACCTTTGAGCAATATGGTGTATCGCGGATCTTGTTTGATGGTGATAAAGTTAAGGGCTATAACGATAATGAAGACATGAAGAGTCTGTCTGCCTTTGCAGAACTAATGAACAAGCATGGGATCGGGCTTGCTGCCATCGAGAATCTGAAGAAGCCTCAGAGCGGATTCAGCACGCTTGCCTACCTGACGGATTATAATGTCACTCGTCTATATTCGCTTAGTGAATCGGATGCGAACCTGGATGTGAACGTGATCTCGGATCGATTCGCACTGGCAACGAAGGATCGGAACATCCGAATGCTGTACCTGAATGCCGCTCCGGCAAGAAGTGCACTTACGGCCCAAGTAACGGATCCTTTGGATAACCTGATGGATGCATTAGGTGAAGAAGGAAATGCGGTTCAGCGAATGGAAGACAACGGTTTTGTCATGGGTAAGGCAGAGCCATTTAATGTTGCAGAAACAGGCGGTGAGAGATACTTTAAGGCCGTCGTCGTTGTCGGCAGCGTGGCGATGATTGCGCTGATGATATCCTACTTTATTCCGTTCCTGACCTTGCCGGCCTTTATTCTCGGACTGATTGGAAGTGCTGGACTGTTCCTGCTGAGACCCACTCTGCTTGAACAAGCGTTGGCTCTCTTGGCTGCGATCAGTGCACCAACCGTTGCGATGATCCTTGCGGTAAGAAAGATCAATGCTGCACAGGTGAGGACGCCTGACTTATCGGTGAAGAGCCGGTTATCGAAGAGCATCCTGCTATATGTATGGACATCCATTCTGTCCTTCGTTGGTGTTCCGTTCATGGTTGCACTGCTTAACAACATTACGTATTCACTCGTCATTGATCAATTTAGAGGCGTAAGTATACTGTACTCCGGACCTGTTTTGCTCGTTGCCATCTATGTATTTTTCTACCTGAAGTCGATATCAGTCGCTTCAATTCGCCAATTGCTGAACCGGCCGATCACGATTTTGATGATAGTGGCAGTGGGTATTGTCGGTGTGGTAGGCTATTACTATATGACTCGAACTGGGAACGCCGGAACGGTACTGCCGTTTGAAGCACAGCTGCGTACATTCCTTGAGAATACGTTTGGCGTACGTCCGCGTAACAAGGAGTTCCTGCTGGGCCATCCGATGTTCGTGGTAGGAGCATTTATTGCTCTTAAATACCGTCATGGGATTTACTTGCTAATCATTGCAGCTATTGCACAGCTATCTATGGTGGGCACATTCGCTCACATTCATACACCAGTGCATCTATCGCTAATTCGCGGACTGCTTGGTCTCGGACTGGGACTGATTGTTGGACTGATTGCAATACTGGTGTGGCAAGTTTTGGAAGGATGTTGGAAAAAATGGTCACCAATACTACTAAGAAAATAG
- a CDS encoding phospho-sugar mutase, producing MVMLSETAERSLNQWLADPSIDEETKQELKELSNDTTELEDRFYRELEFGTGGLRGVIGAGSNRMNRYTVGKATQGFAKYILEQHQGEGQPSVVIAHDSRHFSPEFALEAALVLAANGIVAKLYPSLRPTPQLSFSVRHLAATGGIVVTASHNPPEYNGYKVYNASGGQLVPDEAERVISYIQEISSLREVKKLSQAEAEAEGLLVWLGEAEDEAFIETVASVSLNRDRIASEYAKDFNIVFTPLHGTGHHPVRQVLERIGFTNLHIVPEQAEPDAEFSTVKSPNPEEREAFTLAIELGEQVGADILIGTDPDADRMGAVVKDKNGKYFVLSGNQSGAIMTHYLLSQMKERGELPSNGAVVKTIVTSEMGAVIAEHYGAQVFNTLTGFKYIGEKMDAFEATGSHTYLFGYEESYGYLAGNYARDKDAVLAAMLICEAAAYYKAQGKTLYDVLQELYEQFGYFLEALQSRTLKGKDGVAQIQSKMTDWRTSPPDEVAGIRVTEMQDYSKGLNGLPKENVLKFILEDGSWFCLRPSGTEPKIKVYFAVQGTSYEDAQARIDRLIEAVMARVDA from the coding sequence ATGGTAATGTTAAGTGAAACAGCAGAACGCAGTTTGAATCAATGGCTTGCGGATCCTTCAATCGATGAGGAGACGAAGCAGGAGCTTAAAGAGCTCTCGAATGACACTACAGAATTGGAGGACCGCTTCTACCGAGAGCTTGAATTTGGTACAGGGGGTCTCCGTGGTGTCATTGGAGCAGGAAGCAACCGCATGAACCGTTATACGGTTGGTAAAGCGACGCAAGGATTTGCCAAATATATTCTTGAACAGCATCAAGGCGAAGGTCAGCCTTCTGTGGTCATTGCACATGATTCACGTCACTTCTCACCTGAATTTGCCCTGGAGGCTGCGCTAGTGCTTGCAGCGAATGGGATTGTTGCTAAATTGTATCCATCACTGCGCCCTACGCCGCAGCTGTCTTTTAGCGTAAGACATCTTGCTGCAACGGGCGGTATTGTCGTAACAGCGAGCCACAATCCGCCGGAATATAACGGCTATAAAGTGTACAATGCCTCAGGTGGACAGCTGGTACCGGACGAAGCAGAACGTGTCATCAGCTACATACAGGAGATTTCCTCACTTCGTGAAGTGAAGAAGCTGAGCCAGGCTGAAGCCGAGGCTGAAGGACTGCTGGTTTGGCTTGGCGAAGCGGAGGATGAAGCGTTTATTGAAACGGTTGCTTCCGTAAGCTTGAACCGTGACCGCATCGCTTCCGAATATGCGAAGGATTTCAACATTGTATTCACTCCGCTGCACGGGACAGGCCATCATCCGGTTCGTCAGGTGCTTGAGCGGATCGGGTTTACGAACCTGCATATTGTACCTGAGCAGGCAGAGCCGGATGCCGAGTTCTCTACCGTGAAATCTCCAAATCCGGAGGAGCGTGAAGCCTTCACCCTGGCGATTGAGCTTGGAGAACAAGTTGGAGCGGATATTCTGATTGGTACCGACCCCGATGCAGATCGGATGGGAGCGGTTGTGAAGGATAAGAACGGCAAATACTTCGTACTGTCCGGCAATCAATCCGGCGCGATTATGACCCATTACCTGCTCAGTCAGATGAAGGAGCGGGGAGAGCTGCCTTCGAACGGTGCGGTCGTCAAAACGATTGTAACGAGTGAGATGGGGGCGGTAATTGCCGAGCATTACGGTGCACAGGTGTTTAATACACTGACCGGCTTCAAATATATCGGTGAGAAGATGGATGCTTTTGAAGCGACGGGCAGCCATACGTATCTGTTCGGCTATGAAGAGAGCTACGGCTATCTTGCCGGCAATTATGCGAGAGATAAGGATGCAGTCCTTGCAGCGATGCTGATCTGTGAAGCGGCGGCTTATTACAAAGCCCAGGGCAAGACGTTATACGATGTACTGCAGGAGCTGTACGAGCAGTTCGGCTACTTCCTTGAAGCACTGCAATCGAGAACCTTGAAAGGGAAAGACGGCGTAGCGCAAATCCAGTCCAAAATGACAGATTGGCGTACATCCCCGCCTGATGAGGTTGCAGGCATCAGAGTGACAGAGATGCAGGATTACTCCAAAGGCCTGAACGGCCTGCCAAAAGAAAATGTACTGAAATTCATCCTTGAGGATGGATCCTGGTTCTGCCTACGTCCATCAGGGACGGAGCCGAAGATTAAGGTTTATTTTGCGGTACAGGGTACTTCTTATGAAGATGCACAAGCACGGATTGATCGTTTGATTGAAGCTGTCATGGCACGTGTGGATGCATAA
- the fabZ gene encoding 3-hydroxyacyl-ACP dehydratase FabZ has translation MLDINQIQEIIPHRPPFLLVDKIVEMEEGKRAVGIKNVTMNEPFFTGHFPGYPVMPGVLITEALAQVGAVAILNVEANKGKIGFLAGLDNFRFRGQVVPGDTLELEVEITRLKGSIGKGKATARVEGKVVAEGEIMFALSDPR, from the coding sequence ATGCTGGATATTAATCAAATTCAAGAGATTATTCCACACCGTCCTCCGTTTTTGCTGGTGGACAAGATCGTGGAGATGGAAGAGGGCAAGCGTGCCGTTGGCATCAAGAATGTGACCATGAATGAACCGTTTTTTACAGGCCACTTTCCTGGTTATCCGGTGATGCCGGGTGTGCTGATTACCGAAGCACTGGCTCAGGTCGGAGCGGTTGCCATTCTTAACGTCGAGGCCAACAAGGGCAAGATCGGATTTTTGGCTGGACTGGATAATTTCCGTTTCCGTGGACAAGTTGTGCCTGGCGATACGCTGGAGCTTGAGGTGGAGATTACCCGACTGAAGGGCTCCATTGGCAAGGGAAAAGCAACGGCTCGGGTGGAAGGCAAAGTGGTTGCTGAAGGCGAAATCATGTTTGCGTTATCAGATCCTAGGTAA
- a CDS encoding DNA-directed RNA polymerase subunit beta, translating to MTQEDTAVVKKKGSGKRVLRWLLIPMLLILALVGGMIAGYVVFGGQDIGSAFDYRTWKHIFDLVFAP from the coding sequence ATGACTCAAGAAGATACAGCTGTGGTGAAGAAGAAAGGATCCGGGAAGAGGGTCCTGCGCTGGTTGCTTATCCCTATGCTGCTCATTCTGGCACTTGTCGGCGGTATGATTGCGGGTTATGTGGTCTTTGGCGGGCAGGATATCGGCTCAGCCTTTGATTATCGTACCTGGAAGCATATTTTTGATCTGGTATTTGCACCATAG
- a CDS encoding flagellar hook-basal body protein, with protein MNNSMISALVSMQSLQQRLNVIADNVANVDTVGYKSKQASFEDVLTTFQEQASPLNRDGRATPLGFTQGYGIQMVSIAQDMTQGEMNATGNPTDLAIEGNALFAVDVNGEKAWTRAGNFQFVPDPADQDRMRLVTAEGYAVLGRDGEGITAPVNSSAAVDASGNLLVRIGNSPNAAIAGQLQFVEPMRPEGLSASVDNLYTLAPGATEAEVFGENAAARVPAGASIRSGYLETSNVDLTAEMTKMLEVQRTYQLAARALSSSDTMLNLANNMRA; from the coding sequence ATGAATAATTCGATGATAAGTGCACTCGTATCAATGCAAAGTCTGCAGCAGCGCCTGAATGTAATTGCCGATAACGTGGCGAATGTGGATACGGTGGGATATAAGAGCAAACAGGCTTCTTTTGAAGATGTACTGACCACGTTTCAGGAGCAGGCTTCACCACTGAACCGGGATGGCCGTGCTACGCCGCTGGGCTTTACGCAGGGCTATGGCATTCAGATGGTTTCCATTGCGCAGGATATGACGCAGGGCGAAATGAATGCAACAGGCAATCCGACTGATCTGGCTATTGAAGGCAATGCACTGTTCGCAGTTGACGTGAACGGAGAGAAGGCCTGGACCCGTGCAGGGAATTTTCAATTTGTACCCGACCCGGCAGATCAAGACCGGATGAGACTTGTTACTGCTGAAGGGTATGCTGTACTCGGCAGAGACGGAGAAGGGATTACCGCACCGGTGAATTCATCTGCTGCTGTGGATGCAAGCGGGAATTTGCTGGTCCGTATAGGTAACTCACCTAACGCAGCGATTGCAGGTCAGCTGCAATTTGTTGAGCCGATGAGACCGGAGGGGCTCTCTGCAAGCGTGGACAACCTCTATACACTAGCACCGGGTGCGACGGAAGCAGAGGTCTTTGGAGAGAATGCAGCGGCTCGTGTTCCTGCGGGTGCCTCCATTCGTTCCGGTTACCTGGAGACTTCGAATGTGGATCTGACCGCGGAGATGACCAAGATGCTGGAGGTACAGCGCACATACCAGCTGGCTGCGCGTGCACTCAGCTCCAGTGATACGATGCTAAATCTCGCGAATAATATGAGGGCATAG
- a CDS encoding flagellar hook-basal body protein, which yields MIRGLYTAAAGMVAQQRRHDTVTQNIANLNTTGYKQVESVNRSFPEMLLERTGDASSPGNKKVGLLNTGVYAEESLYSNIQGALTPTENNMDFALYSDLNVMDPNTGQAVPFDASGKYISDNGSVIYQPQAFFTVQDSEGNVKYTRNGEFSVDAEGRLLSATGYEVLSDNGEPIVLTGSVNQFKVDEQGRLVNAVSGTPAGLSLGISIIDQPHQLVREGNGNFALDPSGEGAARQLAEGDNVQVQQGFLEQSTVDASQSMVDMMAALRLYEANQKVIQFYDKSLEKAVNEIGRV from the coding sequence TTGATTCGTGGTCTTTATACAGCGGCAGCCGGAATGGTAGCCCAGCAGCGCAGACATGATACCGTGACGCAAAATATCGCCAACTTGAATACAACAGGATACAAGCAGGTGGAGAGCGTGAACCGTTCTTTTCCTGAAATGCTCTTGGAGCGGACAGGAGATGCTTCCTCGCCAGGCAATAAGAAGGTAGGTCTGCTCAACACAGGCGTATATGCGGAGGAGAGCTTGTATTCGAATATCCAGGGAGCGCTCACGCCAACGGAGAATAATATGGATTTTGCGCTGTATTCCGATCTGAATGTGATGGACCCGAATACAGGCCAGGCCGTACCTTTTGATGCGTCAGGTAAATATATTAGCGATAACGGCAGCGTTATCTATCAGCCGCAGGCTTTTTTCACCGTTCAGGACAGTGAAGGCAATGTTAAATATACACGGAATGGTGAATTTAGTGTGGATGCTGAAGGCAGGCTTCTTAGTGCAACCGGCTACGAAGTGCTGTCAGATAATGGCGAGCCGATTGTGTTGACAGGATCCGTAAATCAATTTAAAGTGGACGAGCAAGGACGTCTGGTGAATGCCGTGAGCGGCACCCCTGCTGGGCTTAGTCTAGGAATTTCCATTATTGATCAGCCTCACCAGCTTGTCAGAGAAGGTAATGGTAACTTTGCATTGGATCCTTCAGGCGAAGGAGCGGCAAGGCAGCTGGCAGAAGGGGATAATGTACAGGTTCAGCAAGGATTTCTGGAGCAGTCTACGGTGGATGCGTCTCAGTCTATGGTTGATATGATGGCGGCGCTGCGACTGTATGAAGCCAATCAGAAGGTAATACAATTTTATGATAAAAGCCTGGAAAAGGCTGTGAATGAGATTGGCCGTGTCTAA
- a CDS encoding rod shape-determining protein, translating into MFSKDIGIDLGTANVLIHVKGSGVVLDEPSVVTIESGSKRVLAVGEEARRMVGRTPGNIVAIRPLRDGVIADFDITETMLKYFIHRVGGKNWYSRPRILICAPTNITSVEQKAIREAAERSGAKEVFLEEEPKAAAIGAGMNIYEPSGNMAVDIGGGTTDVAVLSMGEIVTSSSIKMAGDKFDEAILKYIKNKYKLLIGERTAEHIKMMIGTVHPNGEQAELDIRGRDMVSGLPKTIMVTSGEVQEALSDPVEWIVASAKSVLEQTPPELAADIIDRGVILTGGGALLKGLDELLAEELRVPVLVAEDPMHCVVKGTGLMLNHLDRSLKKKF; encoded by the coding sequence ATGTTTAGCAAGGATATCGGCATTGATCTTGGCACAGCAAATGTGCTTATTCACGTGAAAGGAAGCGGAGTTGTGCTTGACGAGCCTTCTGTCGTTACGATTGAGAGCGGGTCCAAGAGAGTCCTCGCCGTTGGAGAAGAAGCAAGACGCATGGTAGGGCGCACACCTGGGAACATCGTGGCCATCCGGCCTTTGCGTGACGGGGTCATTGCTGATTTTGATATTACCGAAACGATGCTTAAATATTTCATCCATCGGGTTGGCGGCAAGAATTGGTACAGCCGTCCCCGTATTTTAATATGTGCACCAACCAATATCACTTCTGTAGAACAGAAGGCGATTCGTGAAGCGGCAGAACGTAGTGGGGCGAAGGAAGTATTTCTGGAGGAGGAGCCCAAAGCGGCAGCCATTGGCGCAGGTATGAACATCTATGAGCCGAGCGGAAATATGGCCGTCGATATCGGCGGGGGGACGACGGATGTTGCTGTGCTGTCCATGGGTGAGATTGTTACCTCTTCTTCTATTAAAATGGCGGGGGACAAGTTTGACGAAGCGATACTGAAGTATATCAAAAATAAGTACAAGCTTCTGATCGGAGAACGGACGGCAGAGCATATTAAGATGATGATCGGTACGGTACATCCGAATGGGGAGCAGGCTGAGCTCGATATTCGCGGACGGGACATGGTCAGCGGCTTGCCGAAGACGATTATGGTTACATCAGGTGAGGTTCAGGAGGCGTTGTCCGACCCTGTAGAATGGATTGTCGCCTCTGCCAAATCGGTACTGGAGCAGACTCCGCCTGAACTGGCAGCGGATATCATTGATCGTGGAGTGATTTTGACCGGTGGAGGTGCACTGCTCAAAGGATTGGACGAGCTGCTCGCGGAAGAGCTCAGAGTTCCGGTTCTGGTGGCGGAGGACCCAATGCACTGTGTCGTCAAGGGGACGGGCCTGATGCTCAATCATTTGGATCGTTCCCTTAAGAAAAAGTTCTAA
- the spoIIID gene encoding sporulation transcriptional regulator SpoIIID: MHDYIKERTIKIGRCIVETRHTVRTIAKEFGVSKSTVHKDLTERLPEINPDLADQVKHILEYHKSIRHLRGGEATKIKYKKSSGKKREVLASSKS, from the coding sequence GTGCACGATTACATCAAGGAACGGACCATTAAGATTGGACGCTGCATCGTTGAGACGAGGCATACGGTCCGGACGATCGCCAAAGAATTTGGCGTTTCAAAGAGCACGGTGCATAAGGATTTGACCGAACGGCTGCCGGAAATCAACCCTGATCTTGCCGATCAGGTAAAGCACATTCTGGAGTATCATAAATCCATCCGTCATTTGCGGGGAGGAGAAGCCACCAAGATCAAATATAAGAAATCGAGCGGCAAAAAACGGGAGGTGCTCGCCTCCAGCAAATCTTGA